In the Pyrolobus fumarii 1A genome, one interval contains:
- a CDS encoding carboxypeptidase regulatory-like domain-containing protein, whose translation MKAVVTTLLIVVMLAVACATVTDAESVNAVVTLCPGAHTPTVLPPHLSSVELSGIVDDAVVTLDKLVVAFTNGTIGLYTLEGQPLFITDAGVIIDRLVPLAPGMIVGIGHTPQATVDNTIVILKICGPECIVINGIYSLHSEPIYIGMDPEGKIIVVDVAGYVYTFSGSSVTPKVERIWNVTNVAWAKLITWCGRWGWGIAYNVYSGGNDGNVAILLQRQSDNKITLLDGYKAYDAAYNVYTATLYVLAARPDADNLYLVIWQTGYEPSVKPTEISAPSKAWIVQNRGTVLAVLYYTSAEGFPTYTLQAFDITSGEPRLLWSIPLPGELQRLYAIPACNPRYLLVVARDNNDNLVAYLVDAVSGRPLWNMLVGITLGQAEALGYNEGWFTAKSGSKLYVMKVASLLKPLYAVEFGVLLDGRPVPYNITITCLGGECRGVLTRYGYSLDGFAWILLPTGTYRVEYSSVYAGVYNITIRVLPPNECLARHVHDPPSVIEVKSVNVTICVYGAGDPQGWGFAKGPIKGAEVKLKADFGFRRTVITGNDGCVSLKVPPGRYNVTVSAIGYKECSKELVVGENNEPIIVNFELEPLLKSVSLNVYALDTRQPLRDASVTIIDESTKRKGVAKAFEVFMLPPGNYTIIVTRPLYQPRTVKVEIPLSTTRQEARRIPVYLPPQEFTVELIVHLQMPLKHNATMQLVLTRLEPVKAMPIRVERPIPAGETSLRIKVRVIWGYYEVRVSAPLHKTAILTMDVPNTLRLHVNLTMVHYNMRVIAIDALTRQVVENAKVIAETVGYKAEFPAGALVSLPLGNYTITVEADYYKPGKRSVILNQNTELKVLLEPVEVPVTIQVKLGKRPAPNATVEIVGVAFNGISVTKRITTDDKGVATITLMPGNYTARAIYRINIFFLSMELVKEKSFEVEKSVNVDIVLPESPALIIMHLLPYLLIGSILVIVALVFIVARRALRERIRKLRESLAERFGRTPPGIEEELEELF comes from the coding sequence ATGAAAGCAGTTGTTACAACGCTTCTCATAGTCGTTATGCTAGCTGTGGCGTGCGCTACGGTAACCGACGCCGAGAGCGTAAACGCTGTCGTCACGCTATGCCCAGGCGCGCATACCCCCACTGTATTGCCGCCACACTTGAGCTCAGTTGAACTTTCGGGTATTGTGGATGATGCGGTTGTCACACTAGACAAGCTGGTAGTTGCCTTCACTAACGGGACCATAGGGCTGTACACGCTTGAAGGGCAGCCACTGTTTATTACCGATGCTGGCGTGATAATCGACAGACTCGTGCCCCTCGCCCCAGGTATGATAGTGGGTATAGGACATACCCCTCAAGCAACCGTGGATAACACTATCGTGATCCTCAAGATATGTGGACCCGAATGCATAGTTATCAATGGTATTTATTCTTTGCATTCCGAGCCGATTTATATTGGTATGGATCCGGAAGGCAAGATAATAGTTGTTGATGTAGCGGGGTACGTGTATACGTTCAGCGGGAGCAGTGTAACTCCTAAAGTGGAGAGGATATGGAACGTCACTAATGTTGCATGGGCTAAGTTAATCACGTGGTGTGGTAGATGGGGCTGGGGTATTGCTTACAACGTGTATTCAGGCGGGAATGATGGAAATGTTGCCATTCTCCTCCAGAGGCAGAGTGATAACAAGATAACTCTACTTGACGGATACAAAGCGTATGATGCCGCTTATAATGTGTATACAGCTACGCTTTACGTCCTTGCCGCTAGGCCCGACGCGGATAACCTCTATCTTGTTATCTGGCAAACGGGTTACGAGCCGAGTGTGAAGCCAACAGAGATTAGTGCGCCTAGCAAAGCATGGATTGTACAAAATCGTGGCACTGTACTTGCAGTGTTATATTACACTTCTGCAGAGGGCTTCCCAACATACACGCTTCAAGCATTTGACATAACATCTGGAGAGCCACGGCTCCTATGGAGTATCCCGTTACCAGGCGAGCTACAAAGACTCTATGCTATACCAGCGTGTAACCCACGGTATCTACTAGTTGTGGCTAGAGATAACAATGATAATCTGGTCGCATATCTGGTTGATGCGGTTAGTGGCAGACCACTTTGGAACATGTTAGTGGGCATAACGCTCGGCCAGGCTGAGGCTCTAGGGTATAACGAAGGCTGGTTTACAGCAAAGAGCGGCTCTAAACTCTATGTGATGAAGGTGGCATCGTTACTAAAACCCCTCTATGCTGTAGAATTCGGCGTGCTACTCGATGGTCGACCGGTGCCGTACAATATAACAATAACGTGTCTTGGTGGTGAATGCCGTGGCGTGCTAACGAGATACGGGTATAGTCTGGACGGCTTCGCGTGGATACTCCTACCTACCGGCACCTATAGGGTGGAGTATAGTAGCGTCTATGCCGGCGTCTATAACATCACGATAAGAGTGCTTCCTCCGAACGAGTGTCTGGCAAGACATGTGCATGACCCGCCAAGCGTAATAGAAGTGAAAAGCGTCAATGTCACTATTTGCGTATATGGTGCTGGTGATCCTCAGGGTTGGGGTTTTGCAAAAGGCCCTATTAAGGGTGCAGAGGTTAAACTAAAGGCTGATTTCGGTTTCCGACGGACTGTCATAACAGGGAATGATGGTTGTGTGTCGCTTAAGGTGCCTCCTGGTCGTTACAATGTTACTGTATCGGCGATAGGCTACAAAGAATGCAGCAAGGAATTAGTGGTTGGCGAGAACAACGAGCCTATCATAGTAAACTTTGAGCTTGAGCCGCTGCTAAAGAGCGTGTCGCTTAATGTATATGCCTTGGATACCCGTCAACCCTTGCGGGATGCTAGTGTAACTATAATCGACGAGTCAACGAAACGAAAAGGAGTAGCCAAGGCGTTTGAGGTCTTCATGCTCCCGCCTGGCAACTACACGATAATTGTTACACGTCCTCTCTATCAACCGCGAACCGTGAAGGTCGAGATACCGCTCTCTACCACTAGGCAAGAGGCGAGAAGAATACCTGTGTACCTGCCACCCCAGGAATTCACAGTAGAACTCATTGTGCATTTGCAGATGCCGCTAAAGCACAATGCGACTATGCAGCTCGTGCTCACGCGTCTAGAGCCCGTTAAAGCTATGCCTATACGAGTTGAAAGACCAATACCAGCTGGAGAGACCAGCTTAAGGATTAAGGTTAGGGTCATCTGGGGTTATTATGAGGTCAGAGTCTCCGCGCCTCTACACAAGACGGCAATACTCACAATGGATGTGCCTAATACGCTAAGACTTCATGTCAACCTCACAATGGTCCACTATAACATGCGGGTCATAGCTATAGATGCCCTCACAAGGCAGGTAGTCGAGAATGCCAAGGTCATAGCCGAGACTGTCGGTTATAAAGCGGAGTTCCCAGCAGGTGCTCTCGTAAGCTTGCCTTTAGGCAACTACACGATTACCGTCGAGGCTGACTACTATAAACCCGGGAAGAGGAGTGTGATACTAAACCAGAATACTGAGCTCAAAGTGCTCCTAGAGCCCGTGGAAGTGCCAGTAACTATCCAGGTGAAACTCGGTAAACGTCCAGCTCCCAACGCGACGGTTGAAATAGTAGGTGTGGCGTTCAATGGCATTAGTGTTACGAAGCGTATAACAACGGATGACAAAGGAGTTGCAACTATCACGCTAATGCCAGGCAACTACACTGCCAGGGCCATTTACCGTATAAACATATTCTTCTTAAGCATGGAGCTCGTGAAGGAGAAGAGCTTTGAGGTTGAAAAGTCCGTCAATGTAGACATAGTGCTCCCAGAGTCACCAGCACTCATAATCATGCACCTACTGCCTTACCTGTTGATAGGCTCCATATTGGTGATTGTCGCACTAGTGTTCATCGTTGCTAGGAGAGCGTTGCGCGAGCGAATAAGAAAGTTGCGTGAGAGTCTAGCTGAGCGATTTGGTAGAACGCCGCCTGGGATAGAAGAGGAGCTTGAAGAGCTGTTCTAG